One genomic segment of Synchiropus splendidus isolate RoL2022-P1 chromosome 16, RoL_Sspl_1.0, whole genome shotgun sequence includes these proteins:
- the ppp2r5ca gene encoding serine/threonine-protein phosphatase 2A 56 kDa regulatory subunit gamma isoform isoform X1, which yields MVVDAPNSNGPFQPVALMHFRDVAPAEQEKLFIQKLRQCCVLFDFLSDPLSDLKWKEVKRAALSEMVEYITHNRNVITEPIYPEVVHMFAVNMFRTLPPSSNPTGAEFDPEEDEPTLEAAWPHLQLVYELFLRFLESPDFQPNVAKKYIDQKFVMQLLELFDSEDPRERDFLKTTLHRIYGKFLGLRAYIRKQINNIFYRFIYETEHHNGIAELLEILGSIINGFALPLKEEHKIFLLKVLLPLHKVKSLSVYHPQLAYCVVQFLEKDSTLTEPVVMALLKYWPKTHSPKEVMFLNELEEILDVIEPSEFVKVQEPLFRQLAKCVSSPHFQVAERALYYWNNEYIMSLISDNAAKILPIMFPALYRNSKTHWNKTIHGLIYNALKLFMEMNQKLFDDCTQQYRAEKSKEKAKSKEREEAWTKIENLAKSNPQLQEQWKGRPMIRRKSELPQDLYTTKALESHRRAEDMLTHDGL from the exons ATGGTCGTGGACGCACCGAACTCCAACGGGCCCTTCCAGCCGGTGGCTCTCATGCACTTCAGAG ATGTGGCCCCGGCAGAGCAGGAGAAGCTCTTCATCCAGAAGCTACGTCAGTGCTGCGTCCTTTTTGACTTCCTGTCCGACCCGCTGAGTGACTTGAAAtggaaggaggtgaagagagCGGCGCTGAGCGAGATGGTGGAGTACATCACCCACAACAGGAACGTCATCACGGAGCCCATCTACCCGGAGGTGGTGCACATG TTTGCCGTGAACATGTTCCGGACGCTGCCGCCATCGTCCAACCCGACCGGCGCCGAATTTGACCCGGAGGAGGACGAGCCGACTCTGGAAGCTGCGTGGCCGCACCTGCag CTGGTCTACGAGTTATTCCTTCGGTTCCTAGAGTCTCCAGACTTCCAGCCCAACGTGGCCAAGAAGTACATCGACCAGAAGTTCGTCATGCAG CTTCTAGAACTGTTCGACAGTGAAGACCCCCGAGAGAGGGATTTCCTGAAGACCACCCTCCACCGGATCTACGGGAAGTTCCTGGGACTCAGAGCCTACATCCGGAAACAGATTAATAATATTTTCTACAG GTTCATCTATGAGACCGAGCATCACAACGGGATCGCTGAGCTCCTAGAAATACTAGGGAG CATCATCAACGGCTTTGCCTTACCGCTGAAAGAAGAGCACAAGATCTTCCTGTTGAAGGTTCTGCTACCACTGCACAAAGTCAAGTCCCTCAGTGTCTACCACCCACAGCTGGCCTACTGTGTGGTCCAGTTCCTGGAGAAGGACAGCACCCTCACTGAGCCG GTGGTGATGGCTCTACTCAAGTACTGGCCCAAGACCCACAGTCCGAAAGAAGTCATGTTCCTcaatgagctggaggagatcctggacgTCATCGAGCCGTCCGAGTTTGTCAAAGTCCAGGAGCCCTTGTTCAGGCAGCTGGCCAAGTGTGTGTCCAGCCCGCACTTCCAG GTGGCGGAGCGAGCGCTCTACTACTGGAACAACGAGTATATCATGAGTCTGATCAGCGACAACGCAGCCAAGATCCTCCCCATCATGTTCCCTGCCCTCTACCGGAACTCCAAGACCCACTGGAACAA gaccATCCACGGGCTGATCTACAACGCTCTGAAGCTCTTCATGGAGATGAACCAGAAGCTGTTCGACGACTGCACGCAGCAGTACCGTGCGGAAAAGAGCAA GGAAAAGGCCAAGTCAAAGGAGCGTGAAGAGGCGTGGACCAAGATCGAGAACCTGGCCAAGTCCAATCCACAG TTGCAGGAGCAGTGGAAAGGGCGGCCAATGATTCGTCGCAAATCGGAGCTGCCTCAGGACCTGTACACCACCAAAGCCTTGGAGTCCCACCGCAGAGCTGAAGACATGTTGACCCATGATGGACTCTAG
- the ppp2r5ca gene encoding serine/threonine-protein phosphatase 2A 56 kDa regulatory subunit gamma isoform isoform X2: MVEYITHNRNVITEPIYPEVVHMFAVNMFRTLPPSSNPTGAEFDPEEDEPTLEAAWPHLQLVYELFLRFLESPDFQPNVAKKYIDQKFVMQLLELFDSEDPRERDFLKTTLHRIYGKFLGLRAYIRKQINNIFYRFIYETEHHNGIAELLEILGSIINGFALPLKEEHKIFLLKVLLPLHKVKSLSVYHPQLAYCVVQFLEKDSTLTEPVVMALLKYWPKTHSPKEVMFLNELEEILDVIEPSEFVKVQEPLFRQLAKCVSSPHFQVAERALYYWNNEYIMSLISDNAAKILPIMFPALYRNSKTHWNKTIHGLIYNALKLFMEMNQKLFDDCTQQYRAEKSKEKAKSKEREEAWTKIENLAKSNPQFSVFVDSERACPVAMETELSLIKELQEQWKGRPMIRRKSELPQDLYTTKALESHRRAEDMLTHDGL; encoded by the exons ATGGTGGAGTACATCACCCACAACAGGAACGTCATCACGGAGCCCATCTACCCGGAGGTGGTGCACATG TTTGCCGTGAACATGTTCCGGACGCTGCCGCCATCGTCCAACCCGACCGGCGCCGAATTTGACCCGGAGGAGGACGAGCCGACTCTGGAAGCTGCGTGGCCGCACCTGCag CTGGTCTACGAGTTATTCCTTCGGTTCCTAGAGTCTCCAGACTTCCAGCCCAACGTGGCCAAGAAGTACATCGACCAGAAGTTCGTCATGCAG CTTCTAGAACTGTTCGACAGTGAAGACCCCCGAGAGAGGGATTTCCTGAAGACCACCCTCCACCGGATCTACGGGAAGTTCCTGGGACTCAGAGCCTACATCCGGAAACAGATTAATAATATTTTCTACAG GTTCATCTATGAGACCGAGCATCACAACGGGATCGCTGAGCTCCTAGAAATACTAGGGAG CATCATCAACGGCTTTGCCTTACCGCTGAAAGAAGAGCACAAGATCTTCCTGTTGAAGGTTCTGCTACCACTGCACAAAGTCAAGTCCCTCAGTGTCTACCACCCACAGCTGGCCTACTGTGTGGTCCAGTTCCTGGAGAAGGACAGCACCCTCACTGAGCCG GTGGTGATGGCTCTACTCAAGTACTGGCCCAAGACCCACAGTCCGAAAGAAGTCATGTTCCTcaatgagctggaggagatcctggacgTCATCGAGCCGTCCGAGTTTGTCAAAGTCCAGGAGCCCTTGTTCAGGCAGCTGGCCAAGTGTGTGTCCAGCCCGCACTTCCAG GTGGCGGAGCGAGCGCTCTACTACTGGAACAACGAGTATATCATGAGTCTGATCAGCGACAACGCAGCCAAGATCCTCCCCATCATGTTCCCTGCCCTCTACCGGAACTCCAAGACCCACTGGAACAA gaccATCCACGGGCTGATCTACAACGCTCTGAAGCTCTTCATGGAGATGAACCAGAAGCTGTTCGACGACTGCACGCAGCAGTACCGTGCGGAAAAGAGCAA GGAAAAGGCCAAGTCAAAGGAGCGTGAAGAGGCGTGGACCAAGATCGAGAACCTGGCCAAGTCCAATCCACAG TTCTCGGTCTTTGTTGATTCTGAGCGCGCTTGTCCCGTCGCTATGGAGACAGAGCTTTCTCTCATCAAAGAA TTGCAGGAGCAGTGGAAAGGGCGGCCAATGATTCGTCGCAAATCGGAGCTGCCTCAGGACCTGTACACCACCAAAGCCTTGGAGTCCCACCGCAGAGCTGAAGACATGTTGACCCATGATGGACTCTAG
- the haus2 gene encoding HAUS augmin-like complex subunit 2: MKQSDVHPFTVTPAAALISRCVSSGLLSQEEVDSHDQGPAFSSRLYQVEQNIRMQKELDELRLELELLQLEKSCADVTHPFYLSRRFQRLQQFCTHLQEVLKEQQQLRQRLMRPLASTNLPVQADLHRFVVDSVKMMLNFIESLEEKLDIVRTRPAANENLTRLSSSLAQVLDQVYQLQSLNSQILQWKEVGSGLLSDSST; the protein is encoded by the exons ATGAAGCAGTCTGACGTCCATCCGTTCACTGtgactcctgcagcagctctaaTATCCAGATGTGTGTCCAGCGGACTTTTGTCTCAG GAGGAGGTGGACTCTCACGATCAGGGTCCCGCCTTCTCCTCTCGGCTGTACCAGGTGGAGCAGAACATCAGAATGCAGAAGGAGCTGGATGAG CTGCGTCTGGAGCTGGAGCTTCTTCAGTTGGAGAAGAGCTGTGCCGACGTCACTCACCCGTTCTACCTGAGCCGGAGGTTCCAGAGGTTGCAGCAGTTCTGCACTCACCTGCAGGAAGTCCttaaggagcagcagcagctgaggcagAGACTGATGAGACCTCTGGCCAgcaccaacctgccagtccagGCCGACCTGCACAG GTTCGTGGTGGACAGCGTAAAGATGATGTTGAATTTCATCGAGTCTCTTGAGGAGAAGCTGGACATTGTCAGAACACGACCTGCGGCCAATGAAAACTTGACCCGGctg TCCTCCAGCCTGGCCCAGGTCCTGGACCAGGTCTATCAGCTGCAGAGTCTCAACTCTCAGATTCTCCAGTGGAAGGAAGTGGGCAGTGGCCTCCTGAGTGACAGCTCAACCTGA
- the lrrc57 gene encoding leucine-rich repeat-containing protein 57 has protein sequence MGNSALKSHLETSQKTGVFQLKGKGLLEFPEELQRLTANLRTVDLSENKIEVLPANVGNFLQLKSLTLNSNRLSVLPADISKLKKLEVLSLSGNRIQQLPSTLGQLKALRTLCLSGNQITEFPSGLGSLRHLDLLDLSRNQIQSVPAEVSELQAIEINLNQNQISVLSAEVSRCPRLKVLRVEENCLELSSIPTSILSQSQVSLFSVEGNLFEVKKLQDVEGYDQYQERFTATKKKFS, from the exons ATGGGTAACAGTGCCCTCAAGTCTCACCTGGAAACGTCCCAGAAGACCGGAGTGTTCCAGCTGAAGGGGAAAGGTCTTCTGGAG tttCCTGAGGAGCTTCAGCGTCTGACCGCCAACCTTCGAACCGTTGACCTGTCCGAAAACAAGATTGAAGTCCTTCCTGCTAATGTGGGGAACTTTCTGCAGCTCAAGAGTTTGACGTTGAACTCCAATAGGCTTT CCGTTCTGCCCGCTGACATCAGCAagctgaagaagctggaggttcTGAGTCTGAGCGGAAACCGGATCCAGCAACTTCCCTCCACCTTGGGTCAGCTTAAAGCTCTGCGGACCCTCTGCCTGTCTGGGAACCAGATCACAGAGTTCCCCTCCGGGCTGGGTTCCCTGAGGCACCTCGATCTGCTCGACCTTTCCCGAAACCAGATCCAGAGCGTCCCGGCCGAGGTGTCGGAACTGCAGGCCATCGAGATCAACTTGAACCAGAACCAG ATTTCGGTTCTGTCGGCCGAAGTGTCCCGCTGTCCTCGCCTGAAGGTCCTGCGAGTGGAGGAGAACTGTCTGGAGCTGTCCTCCATCCCGACGTCCATCCTGAGCCAGTCCCAGGTCTCGCTGTTCTCTGTGGAGGGAAACCTGTTTGAGGTGAAGAAGTTGCAGGATGTGGAAGGCTATGACCAG TATCAGGAGCGCTTCACGGCCACAAAGAAGAAGTTCTCATGA
- the tyro3 gene encoding tyrosine-protein kinase receptor TYRO3, which produces MEALLWILVLWLIPHGSRGGEVSFTRHPSNQTVTQGNVVQLGCAVEGLSDPDIVWMKDGEKLYSTDQMFIILGEQHVETYHSVKSVQQQDAGVYWCEVDHGGHTVSSQKAWITVEGIPHFIQEPQDVSTFPGAPFNLTCAAVGPPEPVELLWVLGGVMVGDAQPSPSVLLVQGVNSSMKFHCEAKNSRGISVSRTGTVHIKVLPSAPVDLQVMATDNNVTLSWKPGFTGHSELSTCIVQLSRVTPWRRDLPQQKVLVPPHQLVLPGLRSHANYSARVSCVNEVGASPFSTWLQFLTPEAAPSTAPRNLTFELTEKLLTLKWAELQEEELQGNLVAYKVQWTRGGEQQEPLLFKQAGGHLLGGGRFFNSSVQVAACTSVGCGPWSPPVLVLPSAVPVQAQRSHTWVGVLFGLLVLTVLGLLFSMFARRRGKETQFGTAFYPPGADSLVSFTAARSFNRNGAAELPESTLDSLGVSDQLKNKLKDVLIPERLLSLGHMLGKGEFGSVREALLKSEDSSVQKVAVKVLKSDVTSSGDIEQCLKEAAYMKDFHHPNVIQLIGVSLHRRPGQRLPVPMVVLPFMKHGDLHTFLLLSRLGEQPFDLSLQTLVQFMLDVARGMEYLSSRSIIHRDLAARNCMLDENMTVCVADFGLSKKIYSGDYYRQGSVSKLPVKWIALESLADNVYTTQSDVWAFGVTMWEVMTRGQTPYPGVENSEIYEYLIKGERLKKPPDCREDIYDIMHSCWSPVPKCRPSFQHLVNQLEGLWLSLSPAPPPKDTLLYVNLEGSGEASSAAGSSWGAPWLRVQEDEEKDWLMVGSGAARAIGGDYRYIIGPAASEGEEDEGHRESLDMVDGDDDDTVINV; this is translated from the exons ATGGAGGCGCTTCTGTGGATCTTGGTTCTGTGGCTGATTCCGCACGGGTCGAGAGGAGGTG AAGTGTCTTTCACCAGACACCCCTCCAACCAGACGGTGACCCAGGGCAACGTGGTCCAGCTGGGCTGCGCCGTGGAGGGTCTGTCGGACCCCGACATCGTGTGGATGAAGGATGGGGAGAAACTTTACAGCACAGACCAGATGTTCATCATCCTGGGGGAGCAGCACGTGGAGACCTACCACAG CGTGAAGTCAGTCCAGCAGCAGGATGCCGGCGTGTACTGGTGCGAAGTGGACCATGGCGGCCACACGGTCTCGTCACAGAAGGCCTGGATCACAGTGGAAG GAATACCTCATTTCATCCAGGAGCCGCAGGATGTGTCCACGTTTCCAGGCGCGCCCTTCAACCTCACCTGCGCTGCTGTGGGTCCACCAGAGcctgtggagctgctgtgggTGCTGGGGGGTGTGATGGTGGGAGACGCCCAACCCTCCCCTTCGGTGCTGCTCGTGCAGG gtGTTAACAGCAGCATGAAGTTTCATTGTGAAGCTAAGAACTCCAGGGGAATCTCAGTGTCCCGGACCGGAACTGTCCACATCAAAG TTTTACCATCAGCTCCAGTGGATCTTCAGGTGATGGCGACGGACAACAATGTCACGTTGTCATGGAAACCTGGATTCACAGGCCACTCGGAGTTGTCCACCTGTATCGTCCAG CTCTCCAGGGTGACCCCCTGGAGGAGGGACCTCCCGCAGCAGAAGGTTCTGGTTCCCCCTCACCAGCTGGTTCTGCCTGGACTGAGAAGTCACGCCAACTACAGTGCCAGAGTGTCATGCGTCAATGAGGTGGGAGCTTCACCCTTCTCCACCTGGCTGCAGTTCCTCACGCCGGAGGCAG CTCCATCCACGGCTCCGAGGAATTTGACCTTTGAACTGACGGAGAAGTTGCTGACCCTgaaatgggcggagcttcaggaggaggagctccAGGGGAACCTGGTAGCCTACAAGGTCCAGTGGACTCGGGGTGGAGAACAGCAG GAGCCGCTGCTGTTCAAACAGGCTGGTGGTCACCTGCTGGGGGGAGGACGCTTCTTCAACTCATCAGTCCAGGTGGCCGCGTGCACGTCGGTGGGCTGTGGACCCTGGAGCCCCCCGGTTCTGGTGCTGCCCTCTGCAG TACCAGTCCAGGCTCAGCGCAGCCACACTTGGGTCGGAGTTCTGTTCGGGCTGCTGGTATTGACCGTGCTAGGCCTCCTCTTCTCCATGTTTGCCCGCCGACGCGGGAAGGAGACACAGTTCGG AACCGCCTTCTATCCTCCGGGAGCGGACAGCCTGGTGTCCTTCACTGCAGCTCGCTCCTTCAACAGGAACGGTGCAGCTGAACTTCCAGAGTCCACGT TGGATAGTCTGGGGGTCAGCGATCAACTGAAGAACAAGCTGAAGGACGTCTTGATCCCGGAGCGGTTGCTGTCGCTCGGCCACATGCTGGGGAAAG GTGAGTTTGGCTCGGTGCGGGAGGCCCTGCTGAAGTCAGAGGACTCGTCGGTCCAGAAGGTGGCAGTCAAAGTGCTAAAAT CGGACGTCACATCCTCGGGTGACATCGAACAGTGCCTGAAAGAGGCTGCCTATATGAAGGACTTCCACCATCCGAATGTCATCCAGCTGATCG GAGTGAGTCTACACCGGCGTCCTGGCCAGCGACTCCCCGTCCCCATGGTGGTGCTGCCGTTCATGAAGCATGGAGACCTGCACACCTTCCTGTTGCTGTCGCGACTCGGAGAGCAGCCATTT GACCTGTCTCTCCAGACGCTGGTCCAGTTTATGCTGGATGTGGCTCGGGGAATGGAGTACCTCAGCAGCCGCAGCATCATCCACAGAGACCTGGCCGCCCGGAACTGCAT gctgGATGAGAACATGACAGTGTGTGTCGCAGACTTTGGACTTTCCAAGAAGATCTACAGTGGAGATTACTACCGACAGGGTTCTGTCTCCAAACTACCTGTCAAATGGATCGCCCTGGAGAGCCTGGCCGACAATGTGTACACAACACAGAGTGACGTG TGGGCGTTTGGAGTGACCATGTGGGAGGTCATGACCCGAGGTCAGACCCCTTACCCTGGTGTGGAGAACTCCGAGATCTATGAGTATCTGATCAAAGGAGAGCGACTGAAGAAACCCCCGGACTGTCGGGAGGACAT TTATGACATCATGCacagctgctggagtccagtcCCGAAATGTCGCCCCAGTTTCCAACATTTGGTGAACCAGCTGGAGGGGCTGTGGCTCAGCTTGTCCCCCGCCCCTCCGCCCAAGGATACTTTACTCTATGTCAACCTGGAAGGGAGTGGGGAGGCGTCGTCGGCAGCGGGGAGCAGCTGGGGTGCCCCCTGGCTACGAGtgcaggaggatgaggagaaggaCTGGCTGATGGTTGGCTCTGGTGCTGCACGAGCTATTGGGGGGGATTACAGGTACATCATCGGACCCGCTGCttcagagggggaggaggacgaggggCACAGGGAGTCCCTGGACATGGTGGACGGTGATGACGATGACACTGTCATAAACGTGTGA